The following proteins are encoded in a genomic region of Prochlorococcus marinus XMU1408:
- a CDS encoding cytochrome b6f subunit family protein — MDFNPLIPIGTTIKVDKSKIENVIPEKLFDNLPQIIIGNIIDYKMTDGMGIGYVLITNNNQKVWIFSNELDAKTKEAYKVDFIDESSKSKSAEHILGIIKVNYKIDGNRDIKTITNPLNIFNWLIFTLKDIF, encoded by the coding sequence ATGGACTTCAATCCACTTATACCAATTGGAACAACAATAAAAGTTGACAAGTCAAAAATAGAAAATGTGATACCTGAAAAATTATTCGATAATTTACCTCAAATTATTATTGGTAATATCATAGATTATAAAATGACAGATGGTATGGGTATTGGATATGTATTAATAACGAATAACAATCAAAAAGTTTGGATTTTCAGCAATGAATTAGATGCAAAGACAAAAGAAGCATATAAAGTCGACTTTATAGATGAATCATCAAAATCAAAAAGTGCCGAACATATTTTAGGCATCATTAAAGTCAACTACAAAATAGATGGAAACAGAGATATAAAAACTATAACAAATCCACTTAATATATTTAATTGGTTAATATTCACTTTAAAAGATATATTCTAA
- a CDS encoding sulfite exporter TauE/SafE family protein, translating into MFNNDIFSQIFFGIVSFVSNFISALSGGGAGLIQLPALLLFGLPFSKALATHKVASVALGVGASIPHLKQGNLQRKYALLILISGIPGVLSGAYIASIIPSNLSTSLLGFLTLFISFYSVNNKKLGNSNSSTSNYKLRIIIGSLGLFVIGFLNGYLSSGTGLFVTIWMITIFNLSFTVAVAYTLIFVGIFWNGVGALSLGLRGNIIWNYIPILILGSLVGGYFGAYFSIVKGSKFVKLFFEIITFSVGISLLIKAFL; encoded by the coding sequence ATGTTTAATAATGATATTTTTTCTCAAATTTTTTTTGGGATTGTATCTTTTGTTTCAAACTTTATTTCTGCATTGTCCGGTGGAGGTGCAGGCCTAATTCAACTCCCAGCACTTTTACTTTTTGGCTTGCCTTTCTCTAAAGCTTTGGCTACTCATAAAGTTGCTAGTGTCGCTTTGGGCGTAGGAGCTTCAATACCACATCTTAAGCAAGGTAATTTACAACGAAAATATGCCCTATTGATTTTGATATCTGGAATACCAGGAGTTTTGAGTGGGGCATATATAGCTTCAATTATACCTAGTAATCTTTCAACTTCATTATTAGGTTTTTTGACTTTATTTATTAGTTTTTACTCAGTAAATAATAAAAAACTTGGTAATTCTAACTCAAGCACATCAAATTATAAGTTAAGAATAATAATTGGTTCTTTGGGACTTTTTGTGATTGGTTTTTTAAATGGATATCTTTCTTCTGGTACTGGATTATTTGTTACGATTTGGATGATAACTATATTTAATCTATCTTTTACTGTCGCTGTAGCCTATACCTTGATTTTTGTAGGAATTTTTTGGAATGGCGTAGGCGCTCTCTCTTTGGGATTGAGAGGCAATATTATTTGGAATTATATTCCTATTCTGATTTTAGGTTCTCTTGTTGGAGGCTACTTTGGAGCTTATTTCTCAATAGTTAAAGGATCTAAATTTGTTAAATTATTTTTTGAAATAATCACTTTTTCTGTTGGAATTTCGTTACTTATAAAAGCTTTTTTATGA
- a CDS encoding glycosyl transferase: protein MDFQQGLITTIHEYGLAKDPVSQLNKDLLKRPTSILIPCLFDEFNRPALKIIKNTLKELKNLNQLVIALSASNHDDVLKARHFFKEMPFPVHVQWTNSPKVIELLKDQEKNGLDLLGVPGKGWAVWQGVGVATKNSEVVALFDADIRTFNSNYPSRMLGPLLEKSNGISYVKAFYSRLSLETNALQGRATRLFVGPLLSSLEQLIGNVPFLQYLQSFRYPLAGEFAFTTDLAMNLRIPCDWGLEIGLLSEVYKNVRISRIAQVDLGIFDHKHKEIGSKATEGLQKMSTEILSSVLRGLMEHEAKTLTSSQLANLEVLYRRAGEDRVKQFSLDSSVNQLPYSRHKEELAVHTFGKLLRPAINKFLESPVKQQLPCWARVLDCESKLQDDLEKAGGL, encoded by the coding sequence ATGGACTTTCAGCAAGGTTTAATCACAACTATTCATGAGTACGGATTAGCAAAAGATCCAGTATCTCAATTAAATAAAGACCTCCTAAAGCGACCCACTTCAATACTTATTCCTTGCTTATTCGATGAATTCAATAGGCCAGCTTTAAAGATTATTAAAAATACTTTAAAAGAATTAAAAAATTTAAATCAATTAGTAATAGCCCTCTCAGCCAGTAATCATGATGATGTATTGAAGGCTAGGCATTTCTTTAAAGAAATGCCCTTCCCAGTCCACGTCCAATGGACTAATAGTCCAAAAGTAATTGAATTACTAAAAGATCAAGAAAAAAACGGACTAGACCTATTAGGTGTTCCTGGAAAAGGATGGGCTGTCTGGCAAGGTGTCGGTGTAGCTACTAAAAACTCTGAAGTTGTAGCATTGTTTGATGCTGATATAAGAACATTCAACTCAAATTATCCATCAAGGATGCTGGGTCCTTTGCTCGAAAAATCAAATGGGATTTCATATGTAAAAGCCTTTTATAGCCGTTTATCACTTGAGACAAATGCACTTCAAGGCAGAGCAACAAGGCTATTTGTAGGACCATTACTTTCTAGCTTGGAACAATTGATAGGAAATGTGCCCTTCCTCCAATATTTACAGTCTTTTAGATATCCATTAGCAGGAGAGTTTGCTTTTACTACTGACTTAGCAATGAATTTAAGAATCCCATGTGATTGGGGCTTAGAAATAGGGTTACTATCAGAAGTATATAAAAATGTAAGAATATCAAGAATCGCTCAGGTGGATTTAGGGATTTTTGACCACAAACATAAAGAAATAGGTTCTAAAGCTACTGAGGGATTACAAAAAATGTCTACAGAAATTCTTTCAAGTGTTTTGAGAGGGTTAATGGAACATGAAGCAAAGACACTTACTAGTTCTCAATTAGCAAATTTAGAAGTTTTATATAGAAGAGCGGGAGAAGACAGAGTAAAGCAATTCAGTTTAGATTCCTCAGTTAATCAACTGCCATATAGTAGACATAAAGAAGAACTAGCTGTACATACATTTGGAAAACTTTTAAGACCTGCAATTAATAAATTCCTCGAATCACCTGTAAAACAACAATTACCATGTTGGGCAAGGGTTTTAGATTGTGAGAGTAAATTACAAGATGATTTAGAAAAAGCTGGAGGCTTATAA
- a CDS encoding alpha-amylase family glycosyl hydrolase, whose translation MSELDSKLKELRLSLREIYPDHSEQEINSVWSQLLQILDPYYVNHDSNDVENKTIWDSSSVVLITYPDSIYRKGESTLKTLAEFVRDRLNGLSSVIHVLPFLPSTSDGGFAVSDHENIDETFGDWNDLKNLSSNKKIMADLVLNHVSSSHPWVHQFIKSNEPGSEYIVSPSQTDIWEEVIRPRNSSLFTNIKTNKGFQKVWTTFGPDQIDVDWRNPHIFLEFLKLLVRYINNGAEWIRLDAIAFIWKEPYTTCLHLDPVHLIVKLLNKCLKIIKPSAVLITETNVPEEENLSYLIDGNEANLAYNFTLPPLLLEAIYTGKTDLLNNWLSNWNELPTSTSLLNFTSSHDGIGLRALEGIMDDTRMHDLLVESEKRGGLVSHRRLSSGQDQPYELNISWWSAMSNSGSDFTFLQFERFLLSQVLTLSLKGVPAFYLPSILASPNDLDTFRKTGQRRDLNREKFEANKLLERLKNFDSPASKNISYLSHIIKVRSRLCAFHPEAYMNCISTNIDNCVVIQRGLDENRVYVICNMSDKNLCFPILNEIDLFKSSSKKRLIDNISGSYLNCNSFDLNPYQVVWISLTD comes from the coding sequence GTGTCTGAGTTGGATAGTAAATTAAAAGAGCTGAGACTGTCTCTCAGAGAAATTTATCCTGATCACTCTGAACAAGAAATCAATTCAGTGTGGTCTCAATTGTTGCAGATTCTCGATCCATATTATGTTAATCATGACAGTAATGATGTAGAAAACAAAACGATTTGGGATTCTTCTAGTGTTGTTTTGATTACTTATCCTGATTCAATTTATAGGAAAGGGGAATCAACTTTAAAAACATTAGCTGAATTCGTTAGGGACCGATTGAATGGACTTTCCTCCGTGATACATGTTTTACCATTCTTACCTTCTACAAGTGATGGGGGGTTCGCTGTATCTGATCACGAAAATATAGATGAAACTTTTGGTGATTGGAATGATTTAAAGAATCTGTCAAGTAATAAGAAAATAATGGCAGATCTTGTTTTAAATCATGTCTCATCTTCTCACCCTTGGGTTCATCAATTTATCAAATCAAATGAACCTGGTTCGGAATATATTGTTTCCCCGTCTCAAACAGATATTTGGGAAGAAGTTATTAGACCTAGAAATTCATCACTCTTCACTAATATTAAAACTAATAAAGGTTTTCAAAAGGTATGGACAACATTTGGCCCTGATCAAATTGATGTTGATTGGAGAAATCCCCATATCTTTTTAGAATTTTTGAAATTATTGGTTAGATATATTAATAATGGAGCTGAATGGATAAGACTTGATGCAATTGCTTTTATTTGGAAGGAACCGTATACAACTTGTTTACATTTAGACCCTGTCCATTTAATCGTTAAATTGTTAAATAAATGCTTAAAGATTATTAAACCATCGGCTGTATTAATAACAGAAACAAATGTTCCTGAGGAGGAAAATCTTTCTTATTTAATTGACGGAAATGAGGCTAATCTAGCCTACAATTTCACCCTGCCTCCTCTGTTATTGGAAGCAATTTATACTGGTAAAACTGATTTATTAAATAATTGGTTATCTAATTGGAATGAGTTGCCAACTTCTACATCTTTACTCAATTTCACTTCTTCACATGATGGTATTGGTCTAAGAGCTTTGGAGGGGATTATGGATGATACGAGAATGCATGACCTCTTGGTCGAATCAGAGAAACGGGGGGGATTAGTTAGTCATAGACGTTTGTCAAGTGGACAAGATCAACCATATGAATTAAACATTAGTTGGTGGAGTGCAATGTCAAATAGCGGATCAGATTTTACCTTCTTACAATTTGAACGTTTCTTGCTCAGTCAGGTTTTAACATTATCTTTAAAAGGAGTACCAGCTTTTTATCTTCCATCAATATTAGCTTCGCCTAATGATTTGGATACTTTTAGGAAGACTGGACAAAGAAGAGATTTAAATCGAGAGAAATTTGAAGCTAACAAATTACTTGAGCGACTTAAGAACTTTGATTCTCCGGCAAGTAAAAATATTTCATACCTCAGCCACATTATTAAAGTCCGATCAAGGCTATGTGCATTCCATCCTGAGGCGTATATGAATTGTATCTCAACAAATATTGATAATTGTGTAGTTATTCAACGAGGATTAGATGAAAATAGAGTATATGTAATTTGTAATATGTCTGACAAAAATCTATGTTTTCCAATCTTAAATGAAATAGATTTATTTAAATCAAGTTCTAAAAAGCGTTTAATTGATAACATATCCGGCTCTTATTTAAACTGTAATTCTTTTGACCTTAATCCCTATCAAGTAGTCTGGATCTCATTAACAGATTAG
- the yedP gene encoding mannosyl-3-phosphoglycerate phosphatase-related protein YedP yields MSNNSKLWIVTDLDGTLMDENYDISPARNTLNLLRELAIPVIPCTSKTASEVRFFRNENRLLDPFIVENGAAVYGCHENNTSEWELLLGKSYKELRIILMNISEKVNYHLTPLNDLNNNQIFELTGLSDQGIKRALDRQWSVPFLNPPDEIFEKVKLICESYDVHVFKGNRMSHLLSNESHKGKAVNKLKLYLNNKDVKVVALGDSQNDLPLLEYADISIVVPGINGPNKYLQNGIDKGSFRLANAPHAQGWSNSVEDIINNINDL; encoded by the coding sequence ATGTCAAATAATTCAAAATTATGGATAGTTACAGATCTTGATGGGACATTAATGGATGAGAATTATGATATTTCTCCTGCAAGAAATACTTTAAACTTATTGAGAGAGTTAGCTATACCAGTAATACCATGTACAAGTAAAACAGCTTCTGAAGTAAGATTTTTCCGAAATGAGAATAGATTATTGGATCCTTTCATTGTTGAAAATGGAGCTGCAGTCTACGGTTGTCATGAGAATAATACTTCCGAATGGGAATTGCTATTAGGCAAAAGTTATAAAGAATTGAGAATTATTTTGATGAACATATCAGAAAAAGTTAACTACCATCTAACTCCTTTGAACGACTTAAATAATAATCAGATATTTGAACTTACTGGTTTATCAGATCAAGGAATTAAACGAGCGTTAGATAGGCAATGGAGTGTTCCATTCTTAAATCCTCCGGATGAGATCTTTGAAAAAGTTAAGCTTATTTGTGAGTCTTATGATGTGCATGTTTTTAAAGGAAATCGAATGAGTCATCTTCTTTCTAACGAGAGTCATAAAGGTAAGGCTGTTAATAAGTTAAAGTTATATCTAAATAATAAGGATGTAAAAGTTGTAGCACTTGGGGATTCTCAAAATGATCTTCCGTTACTTGAGTATGCTGATATATCAATTGTTGTACCTGGTATAAATGGACCAAATAAGTATTTACAGAATGGTATTGATAAAGGATCCTTTAGATTAGCCAATGCCCCTCATGCCCAGGGTTGGTCAAATAGTGTTGAAGATATTATTAATAACATTAATGATTTATAA
- a CDS encoding uridine kinase, whose product MLYKNDLHEFNNIFPRDISDEFLFSFDEYCLFLQALSINPLTFLSTWSDINRQDIISKYWKENTKIDWKWSLSFPLFSVLEKYIENFTNPIIIGFSGLPGSGKSTLGFWIDQVAKDLSLDINVISLDDYYLPGKEMDIAMQGNPWNVPRGFPGSHSIDLLNQSLDTFSKTGFLKSPVFDKSLREGKGDRSGWCELRPKVLILEGWFVGCEPISNLSEIDYILEDKFNLSLNNVEKQFRISIQESLIRYSHIWTKFDKIWHLKSSNFNNTILWKTQQEQEMIKLKGSGLKDNRLTDFIRMIQASIPQETLSCIKADTRIEINQDRRIEKLFSNKYQF is encoded by the coding sequence ATGCTATATAAAAATGATTTACACGAATTCAATAATATTTTCCCTAGAGATATAAGTGATGAATTCCTTTTCTCTTTTGATGAATACTGTCTATTTCTTCAAGCCTTATCTATAAACCCATTAACTTTCCTAAGTACATGGTCTGATATTAACAGACAAGATATTATTTCTAAATATTGGAAGGAAAATACAAAAATAGATTGGAAATGGTCATTATCATTTCCATTGTTTTCTGTTTTGGAAAAATATATTGAGAATTTCACTAATCCAATAATAATAGGTTTTTCTGGTCTACCTGGATCTGGTAAATCGACTCTAGGCTTTTGGATTGATCAGGTCGCTAAAGATTTAAGTTTAGACATCAATGTAATATCTTTAGATGATTACTATTTACCTGGAAAAGAAATGGATATTGCTATGCAAGGCAATCCATGGAATGTTCCTAGGGGCTTTCCGGGAAGCCACTCTATTGATTTATTGAATCAATCATTAGATACTTTTTCCAAAACTGGGTTTTTGAAGTCTCCAGTTTTTGATAAATCTTTGAGAGAAGGTAAAGGTGATAGATCAGGATGGTGTGAACTAAGACCTAAAGTTTTGATTTTGGAAGGATGGTTTGTAGGTTGTGAGCCAATATCAAATCTAAGTGAAATTGATTATATATTGGAAGACAAATTTAATCTATCTCTTAATAATGTAGAAAAGCAGTTTCGTATTTCTATTCAAGAATCTCTAATTAGATATAGTCATATATGGACAAAATTTGATAAGATCTGGCATTTAAAATCTTCAAATTTTAATAATACAATTCTTTGGAAAACTCAGCAGGAACAGGAGATGATTAAATTAAAAGGATCTGGTCTAAAAGATAATAGATTAACTGATTTTATTCGTATGATACAAGCATCTATTCCACAAGAAACCTTATCCTGCATTAAGGCTGATACTAGAATTGAAATTAATCAGGATCGTAGGATTGAAAAACTTTTTAGTAATAAATATCAATTCTAA
- a CDS encoding GIY-YIG nuclease family protein yields the protein MTSYVYLVQNGDLFNIGVSNNLERSRISLRPGELIAFSITDKPEVLINNLRKIYVDNRLPGSDYYRLANSQVKECRALLEGDGSNNYFQPFFRGPSLFLLFISSWFLITYIIIQFAVNPILSKFS from the coding sequence ATGACTTCCTATGTTTACTTAGTTCAAAATGGTGATTTATTCAATATTGGTGTTTCAAATAATCTTGAGCGCTCTCGAATTAGTTTAAGACCAGGTGAATTGATTGCTTTTTCAATAACAGATAAGCCTGAAGTACTTATTAATAATCTAAGGAAAATATATGTTGATAATAGATTGCCAGGATCTGATTATTATCGATTAGCTAATTCGCAAGTTAAGGAATGTCGAGCATTATTAGAGGGAGATGGATCAAATAACTATTTCCAACCTTTTTTTAGGGGTCCAAGTTTATTTTTATTATTTATTTCTTCTTGGTTCTTAATTACTTATATAATTATTCAATTTGCTGTCAATCCTATTCTCTCCAAGTTTAGCTAA
- a CDS encoding undecaprenyl-diphosphate phosphatase, giving the protein MPELNHFIVDCFQSFLLGIIQGITEFLPISSSAHLKVVPYFLGWNDPGVSISASLQLGSAFAIVYYFRKDIGLIINSFIAIYNHRQPFKDENTKLATYIFVASIPIMILGLLIKIYWPGFSDSYFRGLFSIAIISIIMSLLLAISELCCDKKKLFNDIKLSDIFLLGISQSLAIFPGVSRSGITLTSALFSGIERKTAARISFLVGIPAISISGFVELFSIYRTSTAIDILPTIIGIISSFISSIISIDLLLRFLARNNTFIFIYYRLAFGTLILSIM; this is encoded by the coding sequence ATTCCTGAGTTAAATCATTTTATAGTCGATTGTTTTCAGTCTTTTTTATTAGGAATTATTCAAGGTATTACTGAGTTTCTACCAATTAGCAGTTCTGCTCATTTAAAAGTAGTTCCTTATTTCTTAGGATGGAATGACCCTGGAGTTTCTATTTCTGCTTCTCTTCAACTTGGAAGCGCTTTTGCTATTGTATATTATTTTCGAAAGGATATCGGTTTAATAATTAATTCATTTATTGCTATTTACAATCATCGACAACCTTTTAAGGATGAAAATACCAAACTTGCAACATATATCTTTGTAGCAAGTATTCCTATTATGATTTTAGGTTTACTTATAAAAATATACTGGCCAGGTTTCTCTGATTCCTATTTTAGAGGTTTATTTTCAATAGCAATAATTTCAATAATTATGTCTTTATTATTAGCAATTTCTGAACTTTGTTGTGATAAGAAAAAGTTATTTAATGACATTAAATTATCAGATATTTTCTTATTAGGAATTTCTCAATCTCTAGCAATATTTCCTGGAGTATCAAGGTCTGGTATTACTTTGACATCGGCGTTATTTTCAGGAATCGAAAGGAAAACAGCTGCTAGGATATCTTTTCTTGTTGGTATTCCTGCTATTTCTATTTCTGGTTTTGTTGAGTTGTTTTCTATATATAGAACGTCCACAGCAATAGACATTCTCCCAACAATTATAGGTATAATTTCATCTTTTATTTCATCGATAATTTCAATTGACCTACTACTTAGATTTTTAGCAAGAAATAATACTTTTATTTTTATATATTATCGCTTGGCTTTTGGGACTCTTATATTATCGATTATGTAG
- the msrA gene encoding peptide-methionine (S)-S-oxide reductase MsrA: MIKNLREYLSKIFNKLYLINNSIKIKKEVLHTIFKNDLSAELKANEQEILFGCGCFWGAEKGFWRLPGIISTAVGYAGGDKENPTYREVCTGLSGHTEVVRVVWNNNEIDISDLLKLFWECHDPTQGNRQGNDIGSQYRSAIYTTNKNQLNKVIESKKSYQKELQNNGFGEITTEITNDVKFYFAEEYHQQYLAKPGSRPYCSAMPTKVIFKNFKGANFKLNEKIWSYYNWDISHCILRGENTPIKSN, encoded by the coding sequence ATGATTAAAAATCTAAGAGAATATTTATCAAAGATATTTAATAAGCTATATTTAATCAATAATAGTATCAAAATCAAAAAAGAAGTGCTCCATACAATATTTAAAAATGATCTTTCAGCAGAATTAAAAGCTAATGAACAAGAGATTCTTTTTGGATGTGGTTGCTTTTGGGGAGCAGAAAAAGGTTTTTGGAGACTGCCAGGAATAATATCAACAGCAGTCGGTTATGCAGGTGGAGATAAAGAAAACCCAACCTACAGAGAAGTATGTACTGGTCTATCAGGTCATACAGAAGTAGTAAGAGTTGTTTGGAATAATAATGAAATTGATATAAGTGACTTGTTAAAATTATTTTGGGAATGTCATGACCCAACGCAGGGAAATCGTCAAGGTAATGATATTGGTTCTCAGTATAGATCAGCAATTTACACGACAAATAAAAATCAATTAAATAAAGTAATAGAAAGCAAAAAAAGTTACCAAAAAGAACTCCAAAACAATGGCTTTGGTGAAATCACCACCGAGATTACAAATGATGTAAAGTTCTATTTTGCTGAGGAATACCACCAACAATATTTAGCAAAGCCAGGAAGCAGGCCATATTGCTCAGCAATGCCAACCAAAGTAATATTTAAGAATTTTAAAGGTGCAAATTTTAAACTTAATGAAAAGATTTGGTCTTATTACAATTGGGATATTAGTCATTGTATTCTTAGAGGTGAAAATACACCTATTAAATCCAATTAA
- a CDS encoding ABC transporter ATP-binding protein: MAALRLDLIKNYLRPHKKELLIGGLCLIFVNILSVAIPMEVRSIVDDLKKGFTFSDVLNKSTWLIILATVMGGVRLISRQLVFGVGRQVEVSLRQKLFDHMLGQDPAWVQTIGTGEVITRATSDLENIRRLLGFTILSLTNTLLAYTFTLPAMLSIDPVLTFFAISIYPALLGTVGLFGGRMVKQRKRQQKALSELSELIQEDLSGISAIKIYGQEKAEQNAFKKLNIRYRDAAINLARTASTLFPLLQGLSSISLLLLIAIGSGQLSKGSLTVGGLVALILYVERLVFPTALLGFTLNTFQLGQVSLERIEEILNNEPTIKDKDNAININKPISGELEAKNLSIRYEDSQRKILDGISFKIKSGEIVALVGPVGCGKTTLARALGRMVNIDEGCLFLDDYDVTNLRLEDLRSFIALVPQEGYLFTETLTENIRYGDPEASISKVEESAYEARMSDDIKGFPDGLKTLVGERGITLSGGQRQRTALSRALLVDSKIIVLDDALASVDNKTASAILQTIKSQFNKTVLMISHQLSAAAACDRILVMNDGKIIQEGTHQNLINKDGLYKSMWEREKAKEQIQS, translated from the coding sequence ATGGCTGCATTAAGACTAGATCTAATAAAAAACTATCTAAGACCACATAAGAAGGAGTTGCTGATTGGTGGCCTATGTCTGATTTTTGTAAATATCCTGAGTGTTGCTATTCCTATGGAAGTAAGAAGTATCGTCGATGATCTCAAAAAGGGATTTACATTTTCAGATGTCTTGAATAAGTCGACATGGTTAATAATTTTAGCAACTGTTATGGGTGGAGTAAGACTCATCTCTAGACAATTAGTCTTTGGAGTGGGAAGACAAGTAGAAGTCTCACTAAGACAAAAGCTGTTTGATCACATGCTTGGACAAGATCCTGCATGGGTTCAAACAATAGGAACTGGAGAAGTAATAACTAGAGCTACTAGTGATTTAGAAAATATCAGAAGATTGCTCGGTTTTACCATCTTAAGCCTCACAAATACTTTATTGGCTTATACATTCACATTGCCAGCAATGCTCTCAATAGACCCCGTTCTAACTTTTTTTGCCATATCCATTTATCCTGCATTGCTTGGCACAGTTGGATTGTTTGGTGGGAGAATGGTTAAACAAAGAAAGAGACAACAAAAAGCATTATCTGAACTAAGTGAATTGATACAAGAAGATCTCTCAGGTATTAGTGCAATCAAAATATATGGTCAAGAGAAAGCAGAGCAAAATGCTTTCAAGAAATTAAATATAAGATATAGAGATGCTGCAATTAATCTTGCAAGAACCGCTAGTACATTATTTCCATTACTTCAAGGATTATCCTCAATATCATTGCTACTTCTTATTGCTATTGGAAGTGGACAGCTTTCTAAAGGAAGTCTTACTGTAGGAGGTCTAGTTGCTTTAATTCTTTATGTTGAAAGACTCGTTTTCCCAACAGCTTTATTAGGTTTTACACTTAATACTTTTCAATTAGGGCAGGTAAGTTTAGAAAGAATAGAAGAAATATTAAATAATGAGCCAACTATCAAAGATAAAGATAATGCTATTAATATAAATAAACCTATATCTGGTGAATTAGAGGCAAAAAATTTATCGATAAGATATGAAGATTCACAAAGAAAGATACTTGATGGAATTTCATTCAAAATAAAGTCTGGCGAAATAGTAGCCTTAGTAGGTCCTGTAGGTTGTGGGAAGACAACCTTGGCAAGAGCTTTAGGGAGGATGGTTAATATTGATGAGGGGTGCTTATTTTTAGATGATTACGATGTAACTAATTTAAGGCTGGAAGATTTAAGAAGCTTTATAGCATTAGTACCTCAAGAGGGATACCTGTTTACAGAAACACTTACAGAAAACATTAGGTACGGAGATCCAGAAGCTTCCATATCAAAAGTTGAGGAATCTGCCTATGAAGCCAGAATGTCAGATGACATTAAAGGGTTTCCAGATGGGTTAAAAACCCTTGTTGGGGAAAGAGGTATTACACTCAGCGGCGGACAAAGACAGAGAACTGCTTTAAGTAGAGCATTATTAGTAGATTCAAAAATAATAGTCTTAGATGATGCTTTAGCAAGTGTCGACAATAAAACTGCCTCAGCAATACTGCAAACAATAAAAAGCCAGTTTAACAAAACAGTATTAATGATTAGTCACCAACTATCAGCAGCTGCTGCATGTGATCGTATATTAGTAATGAATGATGGAAAAATCATACAAGAAGGAACTCATCAAAACTTAATTAATAAGGATGGTTTGTATAAAAGCATGTGGGAAAGAGAAAAAGCTAAAGAGCAAATTCAATCTTAG